The following coding sequences lie in one Glycine soja cultivar W05 chromosome 16, ASM419377v2, whole genome shotgun sequence genomic window:
- the LOC114390356 gene encoding peroxidase 47-like — protein sequence MLCKPPLKCLKIVIMANLLTMFFVMEMIVVSGFSFGASGLSMNYYLLSCPIAEPVVKNTVNTALQDDPTLAAGLVRMHFHDCFIEGCDGSVLIDSTKDNTAEKDSPANLSLRGYEVIDDIKEELEKQCPGVVSCADIVAMAARDAVFFAGGPVYDIPKGRKDGTRSKIEDTINLPAPIFNASELIKMFGQRGFSTRDMVALSGAHTLGVARCSSFKNRLTQVDSEFAKTLSKTCSAGDTAEQPFDSTRSDFDNHYFNALVSNNGVLTSDQTLYNSPQTRNIVNAYAMNQALFFLDFQQAMVKMSMLDAKQGSKGEVRKNCHQIN from the exons ATGTTGTGCAAACCACCTTTGAAGTGTTTGAAGATTGTGATCATGGCTAATTTGCTGACAATGTTTTTTGTTATGGAAATGATAGTAGTGAGTGGTTTCAGTTTTGGAGCAAGTGGCTTGAGCATGAATTACTACTTGTTGAGTTGCCCTATTGCTGAACCTGTTGTTAAGAACACTGTCAACACAGCTCTGCAGGATGATCCCACCCTAGCAGCAGGTCTTGTTAGAATGCACTTCCATGACTGTTTCATAGAG GGATGTGATGGTTCAGTTCTGATTGACTCCACTAAGGACAACACAGCAGAAAAGGACTCACCAGCAAACTTGAGCTTGAGAGGCTATGAAGTCATAGATGACATCAAGGAAGAGCTTGAAAAACAATGCCCGGGAGTGGTTTCATGCGCTGATATTGTCGCTATGGCTGCTAGAGATGCAGTTTTCTTT GCAGGGGGTCCTGTATATGACATAccaaaaggaaggaaggatgGAACAAGGTCCAAAATTGAGGATACTATCAATCTACCTGCACCCATTTTCAATGCTTCTGAGCTCATCAAGATGTTCGGACAACGTGGGTTTTCTACAAGAGACATGGTGGCTCTATCAG GAGCTCACACATTAGGAGTGGCAAGGTGTTCTTCATTCAAGAACAGACTGACCCAAGTGGACTCAGAGTTTGCGAAGACACTCTCCAAGACATGCAGTGCGGGTGACACTGCTGAGCAACCCTTTGACTCCACGAGGAGCGATTTTGACAACCACTACTTCAACGCTTTGGTCTCAAACAACGGGGTTCTCACATCGGACCAAACGTTGTACAACAGCCCACAAACCAGGAACATTGTGAACGCTTATGCAATGAATCAAGCCTTGTTTTTCTTGGATTTCCAACAGGCAATGGTGAAGATGAGCATGCTCGATGCCAAACAAGGGTCCAAGGGGGAAGTACGAAAAAATTgtcatcaaataaattaa
- the LOC114389461 gene encoding vesicle transport protein SFT2B-like, giving the protein MEKMNKAFEKVKIMVGMDAEDEEQQAAALNNSNSFAFMDDFNRNCTLSTTQRLYGFAICFAAGLSCTLLSMLVFFKPIKFAIAFTLGNLLSLGSTAFLIGPKRQVTMMLDPVRIYATAIYIASMIIALFCALYVHNKLLTFLAIILEFGALVWYSLSYIPFARSMVSKIMVSCFDTEF; this is encoded by the exons ATGGAAAAGATGAACAAAGCCTTCGAGAAAGTGAAGATTATGGTGGGAATGGACGCCGAAGATGAAGAGCAACAAGCTGCAGCATTGAACAACAGCAACTCCTTCGCCTTCATGGACGACTTCAACCGCAACTGCACCTTGTCCACCACACAG AGACTATATGGTTTTGCCATATGCTTTGCTGCTGGATTATCTTGTACGCTATTG TCTATGCTTGTTTTCTTCAAACCAATCAAGTTTGCGATAGCATTCACTCTTGGTAATCTGCTTTCACTTGGAAG CACAGCATTCCTTATAGGTCCTAAAAGGCAAGTTACAATGATGCTTGACCCTGTTCGTATATATGCAACAGCCATATACATTGCAAGTATGATAATCGCCTTGTTTTGTGCTCTTTAT GTTCATAACAAGTTACTGACATTTCTTGCAATTATTTTGGAGTTTGGGGCACTTGTTTG GTATAGCTTGAGCTACATCCCTTTTGCGAGGTCCATGGTTTCAAAGATCATGGTTTCATGCTTTGACACAGAATTTTAG
- the LOC114389526 gene encoding 4,5-DOPA dioxygenase extradiol-like, whose product MNMGLKLKETFYLSHGAPSLVIDDSIPAWHFFNSWKEQFPTKPSSILVISAHWDTHVPTVNVVDQNDTIYDFSGFPKSMYKLKYPAPGAPQLAKRVKELLLGSGFSHVDEDKKRGLDHGAWVPLFLMYPEADIPVCQLSISSNKGGTYHYNMGKALAPLKDEGVLIIGSGSATHNLRAMAPRGSPPAPWASAFMSWLETSLLDGRYEEVNEFEEKAPYAKMAHPWPDHFFPLHVAMGAAGENAKAKVVHDSWDAGSISYASFGFTTAKS is encoded by the exons aTGAATATGGGGTTGAAATTGAAGGAGACGTTCTACTTGTCCCATGGAGCACCAAGTCTAGTCATAGATGATTCAATCCCTGCGTGGCACTTCTTCAATTCCTGGAAGGAGCAGTTTCCGACGAAACCCTCTTCCATTCTTGTTATCTCCGCCCACTGGGACACCCATGTTCCCACCGTCAACGTCGTTGACCAAAATGACACCATCTACGACTTCTCTGGCTTCCCCAAATCCATGTACAAG CTCAAGTATCCAGCACCAGGAGCTCCACAGTTGGCAAAGAGGGTGAAGGAGCTTCTCTTAGGATCAGGATTTAGCCATGTGGATGAAGATAAGAAACGTGGGCTTGACCATGGTGCATGGGTGCCTCTCTTTTTGATGTACCCAGAGGCAGACATCCCTGTGTGTCAACTCTCTATTTCATCAAACAAAGGTGGTACCTATCACTACAACATGGGAAAGGCTTTGGCCCCTCTTAAGGATGAGGGTGTTCTCATCATTGGTTCTGGGAGTGCCACCCACAACCTCAGAGCTATGGCACCTCGTGGTTCTCCACCTGCTCCTTGGGCTTCCGCATTTATGTCCTGGCTAGAAACCTCTCTTCTTGATGGAAG ATACGAGGAAGTAAATGAATTCGAAGAGAAGGCCCCATATGCAAAAATGGCTCATCCCTGGCCAGATCACTTCTTCCCATTGCATGTGGCCATGGGAGCTGCTGGTGAAAATGCAAAGGCCAAAGTTGTACATGATAGTTGGGATGCTGGTTCTATCTCTTATGCTTCTTTCGGTTTTACAACAGCTAAAAGTTGA
- the LOC114390978 gene encoding extradiol ring-cleavage dioxygenase-like, translated as MALKDTFYISHGSPTLSIDESIQARKFLQSWKKDVFPQRPSSILVISGHWETAVPTVNVVDSINDTIYDFYGFPKQMYQLKYPAPGAPQLARRVKELLKKSGFSHVDEDTKRGLDHGAWVPLFLMYPEADIPVCQISIQSQQDGTYHYNLGKALAPLKDEGVLIMGSGSAVHNLRALEPHSTVAPWALEFDNWLKDALLEGRYEDVNHYEQKAPHAKKAHPWPDHFYPLHVAIGAAGEDAKAKLIHSSIELGSLSYASYQFTSAAS; from the exons ATGGCGTTGAAGGACACATTCTACATATCTCATGGATCACCAACTTTGTCCATAGATGAATCCATTCAGGCCAGGAAGTTCCTTCAGTCATGGAAGAAGGACGTGTTTCCTCAAAGACCCTCTTCAATTCTTGTCATCTCTGGTCATTGGGAAACCGCAGTTCCCACGGTCAACGTCGTTGACTCCATCAACGACACCATCTAcgatttctatggcttccccaAACAAATGTACCAG CTTAAATATCCTGCACCTGGAGCTCCACAATTGGCAAGGAGGGTGAAGGAACTACTCAAGAAATCTGGTTTCAGCCATGTTGATGAAGATACAAAGCGAGGACTTGACCATGGTGCTTGGGTTCCTCTCTTTTTGATGTATCCAGAAGCTGACATCCCTGTTTGTCAGATATCTATTCAATCTCAGCAAGATGGAACTTATCATTATAACTTAGGAAAGGCATTGGCCCCTCTTAAAGATGAAGGTGTATTGATCATGGGTTCTGGGAGTGCTGTTCACAACTTGAGAGCACTTGAGCCTCACTCCACTGTTGCTCCCTGGGCTCTAGAGTTTGATAATTGGTTGAAAGATGCTCTTCTTGAAGGAAG ATATGAAGATGTAAATCATTATGAGCAGAAAGCACCACATGCAAAAAAGGCTCATCCCTGGCCGGATCACTTTTATCCGCTGCACGTTGCTATTGGTGCTGCTGGTGAAGATGCAAAGGCCAAACTTATCCACAGCAGTATTGAATTGGGGAGTCTCTCTTATGCCTCTTACCAGTTTACATCAGCCGCTAGCTGA
- the LOC114389401 gene encoding uncharacterized protein LOC114389401, whose translation MSGVPKRSHEDAVHQSSKHPHQDSGAYSKLMPSVSNDHHIPYDMSQDSRVAKTVRTEPRDADRRSPLHTVYRMPSSSNDSHADHPIGPENRIESRDFKESRDPRFENRDTKTEKKELHGEARRDSQIAKSEKDVRVDGREDDNKDIRYERDSHNDSKGDIKTDKDGYGMVSSSSHLSWKESKEYRGKRFSDAPGGSLDSWHTSRGNTPTEVGKDSSMAEERDYLETHEAVGENKIDSKSEDRFKERKRKDVKHRDWGDREKERSDRRSSTPVNNNSGDNKESAKEDRDVEKWEKERKDLPKEKESSKEKEKDNSKRESLNGMEKDGLNDGKELGDGSAKNTEQENVLKQKDVDGWKNVDGEVRERRKERDADLEGDRPDKRCKIDKQSEDGSAHGEGTGEKEREVHNYNVQHRKRIHRSRGSPQVANREARFRSHTQAPDNEESQGKAEVSSVVYKVGESMQELIKLWKAYELSQSQVDKNSESSNSGPTLEIRIPAENVTATNRQVRGGQLWGTDVYTYDSDLVAVLMHTGYCRPTASPPPMAVQELRTTIRVLPPQDCYISTLRNNVRSRAWGAAIGCSYKVERCCIVKKGGGTIDLEPCLTHTSTVEPTLAPVAIERTITTRAAASNALRQQRFVREVTIQYNLCNEPWIKYSISIVADKGLKKPLYTSARLKKGEVLYLETHSCRYELCFTGEKMVKAIPATQMHDPDTEKSQNHHHHHHPANGDKADSDVMVDVFRWSRCKNPLPQKLMRTIGIPLPLEHVEVLEENLDWEDVQWSQTGVWIAGKEYTLARVHFLSMN comes from the exons ATGAGTGGTGTTCCTAAGAGATCTCATGAGGATGCTGTTCATCAGTCTTCAAAGCATCCACATCAAGATTCAGGTGCATATTCCAAGTTGATGCCTTCAGTTTCAAATGACCACCATATTCCTTATGATATGAGTCAGGATTCCCGGGTGGCAAAGACAGTCCGTACTGAACCTCGTGATGCAGATAGAAGATCTCCTCTTCATACAGTGTATCGGATGCCATCATCTTCAAATGATTCTCATGCAGATCATCCCATTGGACCTGAGAACAGGATAGAATCTAGGGATTTTAAGGAGAGTAGAGATCCCCGGTTTGAGAATCGTGATACGAAGACAGAGAAGAAGGAATTGCATGGTGAAGCCAGAAGGGATTCTCAGATTGCAAAGAGTGAGAAGGATGTGCGAGTTGATGGCAGAGAAGACGACAACAAGGATATCAGATATGAACGGGATAGCCATAATGATTCAAAAGGTGACATTAAGACAGACAAGGATGGCTATGGTATGGTAAGCAGCAGCAGCCACCTGAGttggaaagaatcaaaagagtATAGGGGTAAGAGATTTTCTGATGCCCCTGGTGGGAGTTTGGATTCCTGGCATACATCACGTGGCAATACACCTACTGAAGTTGGAAAGGACAGTTCAATGGCAGAAGAAAGGGACTATTTGGAAACACATGAGGCTGTTggagaaaacaaaattgattctAAAAGTGAAGATAgatttaaagaaagaaaaagaaaggatgtCAAGCATCGGGATTGGGGGGATAGGGAAAAGGAGAGAAGTGATCGCAGAAGCAGTACACCAGTAAACAATAATAGTGGTGACAACAAAGAATCTGCCAAGGAAGATAGAGATGTAGAAAAATGGGAGAAGGAGAGGAAAGATCTTccgaaagagaaagaaagttcaaaagagaaggaaaaggaTAATAGCAAGAGGGAATCCTTGAACGGAATGGAGAAAGATGGTTTGAATGATGGGAAGGAACTTGGTGATGGATCAGCAAAAAATACTGAGCAAGAAAATGTGTTGAAACAGAAAGATGTTGATGGCTGGAAAAATGTAGATGGAGAAGTTAGAGAGAGGAGAAAAGAAAGGGATGCTGATTTAGAAGGAGATCGACCTGATAAGCGCTGTAAAATTGACAAGCAATCAGAAGATGGAAGTGCTCACGGGGAAGGGACTGGAGAGAAGGAGAGGGAAGTCCATAATTATAATGTTCAACATCGTAAAAGGATCCATCGATCGAGGGGAAGCCCTCAGGTGGCCAATCGTGAGGCTCGTTTTAGATCTCATACTCAAGCTCCAGACAATGAAGA GTCTCAAG GTAAAGCAGAAGTATCTTCTGTTGTTTATAAAGTTGGTGAAAGCATGCAAGAATTGATAAAGTTGTGGAAGGCATATGAATTATCTCAATCTCAAGTGGACAAAAATAGTGAAAGCTCTAATAGTGGCCCCACTCTTGAAATTCGGATACCAGCTGAGAATGTTACAGCTACAAACCGTCAA GTTAGAGGTGGCCAGCTATGGGGGACTGATGTTTACACTTATGACTCAGATCTTGTTGCTG TTCTCATGCATACAGGTTATTGTCGCCCAACAGCTTCTCCACCTCCCATGGCTGTACAAGAGTTGCGCACAACCATTCGAGTGCTACCTCCGCAAGATT GCTATATTTCTACTCTGAGAAACAATGTACGTTCCCGTGCTTGGGGTGCTGCAATTGGTTGTAGTTATAAAGTTGAGCGGTGCTGCATTGTAAAG AAAGGAGGTGGAACTATTGATCTTGAACCTTGCCTTACACATACCTCAACTGTTGAGCCTACCCTTGCACCAGTGGCTATTGAGCGGACAATTACTACTAGGGCTGCAGCTTCG AATGCATTGCGGCAGCAAAGATTTGTTCGTGAAGTTACAATACAGTACAACCTCTGCAATGAACCTTG GATCAAATATAGTATAAGCATTGTTGCTGACAAGGGTCTAAAAAAGCCACTCTATACATCTGCTCGTTTAAAGAAGGGAGAAGTTCTTTATCTGGAGACACACTCCTGCAG ATATGAGCTCTGTTTTACTGGAGAGAAGATGGTGAAGGCTATACCAGCAACTCAGATGCATGACCCAGATACAGAGAAGTCTCAAAAtcaccatcaccatcaccatCCTGCAAATGGTGACAAAGCTGATTCTGATGTCATGGTTGATGTATTTCGATGGTCTCGATGTAAGAATCCTCTACCCCAGAAACTGATGCGCACGATTGGAATCCCTCTGCCTCTTGAACATGTGGAG GTGCTAGAGGAAAACCTGGACTGGGAAGATGTACAGTGGTCACAAACTGGCGTCTGGATTGCAGGAAAGGAATATACCCTTGCTCGGGTGCATTTCTTGTCAATGAATTAG